The following are encoded together in the Mesoterricola sediminis genome:
- a CDS encoding amino acid permease gives MAEPRTSQLFSRKPLELLMEEMRGENRLRRILGPVQLTALGVGAIIGAGIFVATGAAAHNVAGPALMLSYVVAGITCIFAALCYAEFASMVPVAGSAYTYAYATLGELFAWIIGWDLILEYGVSSAAVATGWSAYAQSSLSKLGLELPLLLRESPWRYDAVHGIFVRTGSVINLPAVLVTAVVTWVLVKGIKESAGFNATMVGIKVAAVLFVIAVGVFFISTTNWHPFAPFGWTGLSFFGHPVAGQVDPGGKPVGMLAGAAIIFFAYIGFDSVSTHTEEAKNPQRDVPLAIVISLVLCTVLYIAVVAVLTGMVRFDQLDVNAPVSMAFKTKGLGWAEGLIATAGVAGITSVLLVMMLSGPRVFLAMARDGLLPQSVFGVVHPTFRTPWKSTMLIGLFVAVLSGLLPIDSLLHLTNIGTLLAFVIVCTAILIMRRKYPDAPRPFRCPWVPVVPILGILCCLLLMFSLPAENWWRLIAWLAVGFVIYFAYGRRHSVMRRYLASGAQDRS, from the coding sequence ATGGCGGAACCACGCACGTCCCAGCTCTTCAGCCGCAAACCGCTCGAACTCCTCATGGAGGAGATGCGGGGCGAGAACCGCCTCCGGCGGATCCTGGGCCCCGTGCAGCTGACGGCGCTGGGGGTGGGGGCCATCATCGGCGCGGGCATCTTCGTGGCCACGGGCGCCGCGGCCCACAACGTGGCGGGCCCGGCCCTGATGCTCAGCTACGTGGTGGCCGGCATCACCTGCATCTTCGCGGCCCTGTGCTACGCGGAATTCGCCTCCATGGTCCCCGTGGCCGGCTCGGCCTACACCTACGCCTACGCGACCCTGGGCGAGCTCTTCGCCTGGATCATCGGCTGGGACCTGATCCTGGAGTACGGCGTGTCCAGCGCCGCCGTGGCCACGGGCTGGTCGGCCTACGCCCAGAGTTCCCTGTCCAAGCTGGGCCTCGAACTGCCCCTCCTCCTGCGGGAATCCCCGTGGCGGTACGACGCCGTGCACGGGATCTTCGTGCGGACCGGCAGCGTGATCAACCTCCCGGCCGTGCTCGTCACCGCCGTGGTCACCTGGGTCCTCGTCAAGGGCATCAAGGAGAGCGCGGGCTTCAACGCGACCATGGTGGGCATCAAGGTGGCCGCCGTCCTCTTCGTCATCGCCGTCGGCGTCTTCTTCATCAGCACCACCAACTGGCACCCCTTCGCCCCCTTCGGCTGGACGGGCCTCTCCTTCTTCGGCCATCCCGTGGCGGGCCAGGTGGACCCGGGCGGCAAGCCCGTGGGCATGCTGGCGGGCGCCGCCATCATCTTCTTCGCCTACATCGGGTTCGACTCCGTCTCCACCCACACGGAGGAGGCCAAGAACCCCCAGCGGGACGTGCCCCTGGCCATCGTCATCTCCCTCGTCCTCTGCACCGTCCTCTACATCGCCGTGGTGGCCGTCCTCACGGGCATGGTCCGCTTCGACCAGCTGGACGTGAACGCCCCGGTGTCCATGGCCTTCAAGACCAAGGGGCTGGGCTGGGCGGAAGGCCTCATCGCCACCGCCGGCGTGGCCGGCATCACCTCGGTGCTCCTGGTCATGATGCTGAGCGGCCCGCGCGTCTTCCTGGCCATGGCCCGGGACGGCCTGCTGCCCCAGAGCGTCTTCGGCGTGGTGCACCCCACCTTCCGCACGCCCTGGAAGTCCACGATGCTCATCGGCCTCTTCGTCGCCGTGCTCAGCGGCCTCCTGCCCATCGACTCGCTGCTCCACCTGACCAACATCGGGACGCTGCTGGCCTTCGTCATCGTCTGCACGGCCATCCTCATCATGCGCCGCAAGTACCCGGACGCCCCGCGGCCCTTCCGCTGCCCCTGGGTCCCCGTGGTGCCCATCCTCGGCATCCTTTGCTGCCTCCTCCTCATGTTCAGCCTTCCGGCCGAGAACTGGTGGCGGCTCATCGCGTGGCTCGCCGTGGGCTTCGTCATCTACTTCGCCTATGGCCGCCGCCACAGCGTGATGAGGCGCTACCTCGCCTCCGGAGCCCAGGACCGTTCATGA
- a CDS encoding ComF family protein: MPAEGLPCRGCLGRIGPGAQAGLCGRCWSLLTPLSEIRCPRCALDHGWGGPCADPGPWRRGDAFWDYHGGLGALLVPGIKRGEGGWRRALLARAGRMPLPPWAAEADWVCASPTGRLRRLLRGFDLAEEAGALVASRLGRPFRALLRKPWFAPRQAALTEGERRRSKVPVTLADPAGVAGAFVLLVDDVWTTGATLRRCAGALAAAGAREVAVLALFRAGRKGGSRAGGGVS, encoded by the coding sequence GTGCCAGCTGAGGGGCTGCCCTGCCGGGGCTGCCTGGGCCGGATCGGCCCCGGCGCCCAGGCGGGGCTCTGCGGCCGGTGCTGGAGCCTGCTGACGCCCCTGTCCGAGATCCGCTGCCCCCGCTGCGCCCTGGACCACGGGTGGGGCGGGCCCTGCGCGGACCCCGGCCCCTGGCGCCGGGGGGACGCCTTCTGGGACTACCACGGGGGCCTGGGGGCCCTCCTCGTGCCGGGCATCAAGCGGGGGGAGGGCGGCTGGCGGCGGGCCCTCCTGGCCCGGGCGGGCCGGATGCCGCTCCCCCCCTGGGCGGCCGAGGCCGATTGGGTCTGCGCCTCTCCCACCGGGCGCCTGCGTCGCCTGCTCAGGGGCTTCGACCTGGCCGAGGAGGCGGGGGCGCTGGTGGCCTCCCGGCTGGGGCGGCCCTTCCGGGCCCTCCTGCGGAAGCCCTGGTTCGCGCCCCGCCAGGCCGCCCTCACGGAGGGCGAACGGCGCCGGTCGAAGGTGCCCGTGACCCTGGCGGACCCGGCGGGGGTGGCGGGCGCCTTCGTGCTCCTGGTGGACGACGTCTGGACGACGGGGGCCACCCTCCGGCGGTGCGCCGGGGCCCTGGCGGCGGCCGGGGCGCGGGAGGTGGCGGTGCTGGCCCTGTTCCGGGCCGGAAGGAAGGGTGGCTCCCGGGCGGGGGGCGGGGTATCCTGA
- a CDS encoding PilN domain-containing protein: MIKINLLGDTLAQPAVKKGERAEAATPVFVETPAAGRPSLPIAGVIFGLAIASVGGVYYVWLNSKIQYEVRQKADLEAKKKELEKYMELERKFRAQKDMLQKKKEVMMGLKSFQQLPVHFMEELANALPDDVWFKEISQKGLAISIKGEASSFEAINQFRNRLIEKSKWFGNVNYPAATKNGRNVEFTISCDLKNSA; this comes from the coding sequence ATGATCAAGATCAACCTTCTGGGAGACACCCTCGCCCAGCCTGCCGTGAAGAAGGGTGAAAGGGCCGAGGCGGCGACCCCGGTCTTCGTCGAGACACCGGCCGCGGGGCGCCCCAGCCTTCCGATCGCCGGCGTGATCTTCGGCCTGGCCATCGCCTCCGTGGGCGGCGTCTACTACGTCTGGCTCAACAGCAAGATCCAGTATGAGGTCCGACAGAAGGCCGACCTGGAGGCCAAGAAGAAGGAGCTGGAGAAGTACATGGAGCTCGAACGGAAGTTCAGGGCCCAGAAGGACATGCTCCAGAAGAAAAAAGAAGTGATGATGGGCCTCAAGTCCTTCCAGCAGCTGCCCGTGCACTTCATGGAGGAGCTCGCGAACGCCCTGCCCGACGACGTCTGGTTCAAGGAGATCAGCCAGAAGGGACTGGCCATCAGCATCAAGGGCGAAGCCTCCAGCTTCGAGGCCATCAACCAGTTCCGGAACCGGCTCATCGAGAAGAGCAAGTGGTTCGGGAATGTGAACTACCCCGCGGCCACCAAGAACGGACGCAATGTCGAATTCACCATCTCCTGCGATCTGAAGAATTCGGCCTGA
- a CDS encoding J domain-containing protein encodes MNPYDVLEISPGARPEEVKAAYHRLAKQWHPDRFTGEAKAAAEQRFRLLAEAFNMLKDATRREEPSRPPEPAVPEPELRAPEPAPAQASVPPGPVKTHQDWFKDALGAYEGKAYERSLALVTYAIRLDGGQAEYHALLGKLLDQLQQDPRGKVKALETAIRLNPKDAESTILLAQSFQALGMQARATRLWETAFALAPRHPVFRQGTDTGKGKTQPRGAQGRDAQPSLGEQWTALVEGTKDKLGRLFKRG; translated from the coding sequence ATGAATCCATACGATGTTCTTGAAATTTCACCCGGCGCCAGGCCGGAGGAGGTCAAGGCGGCGTATCACCGGCTGGCGAAGCAGTGGCATCCGGACCGGTTCACGGGGGAGGCCAAGGCCGCGGCGGAGCAGCGTTTCCGGCTCCTGGCCGAGGCCTTCAACATGCTGAAGGACGCGACGCGCCGGGAGGAGCCCTCCAGGCCGCCCGAACCGGCGGTCCCCGAGCCGGAGCTCCGGGCCCCGGAACCCGCGCCCGCGCAGGCTTCCGTTCCCCCCGGGCCCGTCAAGACGCACCAGGACTGGTTCAAGGACGCCCTGGGGGCCTACGAGGGCAAGGCTTATGAAAGATCCCTGGCCCTGGTGACCTACGCCATCCGGCTGGACGGGGGCCAGGCCGAGTACCACGCCCTCCTCGGGAAGCTCCTGGACCAGCTCCAGCAGGACCCCCGGGGCAAGGTGAAGGCCCTGGAGACCGCCATCCGCCTCAATCCGAAGGACGCGGAATCCACGATCCTCCTGGCCCAGTCCTTCCAGGCGCTGGGCATGCAGGCCCGGGCCACGCGGCTGTGGGAGACCGCCTTCGCGCTGGCGCCCCGGCATCCCGTGTTCCGCCAGGGCACCGACACGGGGAAGGGGAAGACGCAGCCCAGGGGCGCGCAGGGCAGGGATGCCCAGCCCAGCCTCGGCGAACAGTGGACGGCCCTCGTCGAGGGAACCAAGGACAAGCTGGGAAGGCTTTTCAAAAGGGGATGA
- the pilM gene encoding type IV pilus assembly protein PilM, with protein sequence MGLFGGKKNQLVGLDIGSSSVKVCELQVVGKGGGQRYRLQKLGIAPLPFDAIVDGDIMDSNAVAAAIRQVLTEQKIKSRDVAISVAGQQVMVKKVTFPLMSPTELAESVRWEAESFFPAGQGLDAYALDFAVLEERPQEGNMDVVLVACRKDKIEAYIGCVAMAGARSVLVDVDVFALQNAYEVNNPPGGRDEVIALVNIGAQFTNLTMLVGRKSLFWRDIAWGGHRFTDKLMEDWGVSREAAELLKEGISAEGRTPEEVEPSLAAISDSFADELGRTIDFFRSSFKVDRLDRVLLSGGSAKVDKLPEILGDRLRVSVDRLNPFQLLEMDERSLDPAVINGVGCTAAVAVGLALRQVGDR encoded by the coding sequence GTGGGTCTTTTCGGTGGCAAAAAAAATCAGCTGGTGGGCCTGGATATCGGTTCCAGTTCCGTGAAGGTCTGTGAGCTGCAGGTGGTGGGGAAGGGCGGGGGCCAGCGCTATCGGCTCCAGAAGCTCGGCATCGCCCCGCTGCCCTTCGACGCGATCGTCGACGGCGACATCATGGACAGCAACGCGGTGGCCGCGGCCATCCGCCAGGTGCTCACGGAACAGAAGATCAAGTCCAGGGACGTGGCCATTTCCGTGGCGGGTCAGCAGGTGATGGTCAAGAAAGTGACCTTCCCCCTGATGAGCCCCACCGAGCTCGCCGAGTCGGTCCGGTGGGAGGCGGAGAGCTTCTTCCCGGCGGGGCAGGGGCTGGACGCCTACGCCCTCGACTTCGCGGTGCTCGAGGAACGGCCCCAGGAAGGCAACATGGACGTCGTCCTGGTGGCCTGCCGCAAGGACAAGATCGAGGCCTACATCGGCTGCGTGGCCATGGCGGGCGCCCGGTCCGTCCTGGTGGACGTGGACGTGTTCGCCCTCCAGAACGCCTACGAAGTCAATAATCCGCCAGGGGGCCGGGACGAGGTCATCGCCCTGGTCAACATCGGGGCCCAGTTCACCAACCTGACCATGCTCGTGGGCAGGAAGTCGCTCTTCTGGCGTGACATCGCCTGGGGCGGCCACCGCTTCACGGACAAGCTCATGGAGGACTGGGGGGTCAGCCGCGAGGCCGCGGAACTCCTCAAGGAGGGGATCAGCGCCGAGGGCCGGACGCCGGAGGAGGTCGAGCCCTCCCTGGCGGCCATCTCCGACAGTTTCGCCGACGAACTCGGGCGGACCATCGACTTCTTCCGGTCCAGCTTCAAGGTGGACCGGCTGGACCGCGTCCTCCTCTCCGGCGGCAGCGCCAAGGTGGACAAGCTCCCCGAGATCCTCGGGGATCGTCTGAGGGTGTCCGTGGACCGGCTCAACCCCTTCCAGCTCCTGGAGATGGATGAGCGCAGCCTGGATCCAGCCGTCATCAACGGAGTCGGCTGCACCGCCGCCGTCGCGGTCGGTTTGGCCTTGCGCCAGGTGGGGGACCGATGA
- a CDS encoding Stp1/IreP family PP2C-type Ser/Thr phosphatase, with amino-acid sequence MRVVAAGRTEVGCVRKHNEDNFLVDPELGLFVVADGLGGHAAGEVASRIVVDKVGQFIQHTVERDHTWPVEYDTALPYDGNRLKAALLLADQGILNDIRSNPERESMGSTVVACLVNGETVTLVHVGDSRAYLLNKDGIQQVTRDHSWVAEQVANGILTPEEARRHPFRNVITQALGNGGDLDISVREIQVKELDRILLCSDGLSGMVLDEEIWDIVQKSSDMEEAAGNLVSKAMANGGEDNITVVIVAFGPDNP; translated from the coding sequence ATGCGGGTGGTCGCAGCGGGGCGGACGGAGGTCGGGTGTGTGCGCAAGCACAATGAAGACAACTTCCTCGTGGATCCCGAACTCGGCCTGTTCGTCGTCGCGGACGGCCTCGGCGGGCACGCCGCGGGCGAAGTCGCCAGCCGGATCGTGGTCGACAAGGTGGGACAGTTCATCCAGCACACCGTGGAGCGGGACCACACGTGGCCGGTGGAGTACGACACGGCGCTGCCCTACGACGGCAACCGGCTCAAGGCCGCCCTGCTCCTGGCCGACCAGGGGATCCTCAACGACATCCGGTCGAACCCCGAGCGCGAGTCCATGGGGTCCACGGTGGTGGCCTGCCTCGTAAACGGCGAAACCGTGACGCTGGTCCACGTGGGCGACAGCAGGGCCTATCTGTTGAATAAAGATGGGATACAGCAGGTCACCCGGGACCACTCCTGGGTCGCGGAACAGGTCGCCAACGGCATCCTGACCCCCGAGGAGGCCCGGCGGCACCCCTTCCGGAACGTCATCACCCAGGCCCTCGGCAATGGGGGGGACCTGGATATTTCAGTCAGGGAGATCCAGGTCAAGGAACTGGACCGGATCTTGCTATGCTCCGACGGACTGTCAGGAATGGTGCTGGATGAGGAGATCTGGGATATCGTCCAGAAATCCTCTGATATGGAAGAAGCCGCAGGAAACCTCGTTTCCAAGGCCATGGCCAATGGAGGGGAAGACAACATCACCGTCGTGATCGTGGCCTTCGGGCCCGATAACCCATGA
- a CDS encoding deoxyhypusine synthase family protein — MSTKAAFAPGPVGSFIKHHYRHFNAAALMDATEGYRVHLEQGGKMMISMAGAMSTAELGLSLAEMIRQDKVHLITCTGANLEEDIFNLVAHDFYERVPHYRDLTPADEQALLDRHMNRVTDTCIPEMEAMRRIEKAILKEWMEADQKGERYFPHEFFYRLLRSGVLEEHFQIDVKNSWMIAACEKNLPIVVPGWEDSTLGNMFAAAVIRGDVKNVHTVRTGIEYMTWLAKFYQEITHDASLGMFQIGGGIAGDFPICVVPMLHQDLELEAPLWGYFCQISDSTTSYGSYSGAVPNEKITWGKLGEKTPKFIVESDATIVAPLMFAYLLGW; from the coding sequence ATGTCGACGAAAGCCGCCTTCGCCCCGGGTCCCGTGGGTTCCTTCATCAAGCACCACTACCGCCACTTCAACGCGGCGGCCCTCATGGACGCCACGGAGGGATACCGGGTCCACCTGGAGCAGGGGGGCAAGATGATGATCAGCATGGCCGGTGCCATGAGCACGGCCGAGCTGGGCCTGAGCCTGGCCGAGATGATCCGCCAGGACAAGGTGCACCTCATCACCTGCACGGGCGCCAACCTGGAGGAGGACATCTTCAACCTGGTGGCCCACGATTTCTACGAGCGGGTGCCCCACTACCGGGACCTCACCCCCGCGGACGAGCAGGCCCTGCTGGACCGCCACATGAACCGGGTCACCGACACCTGCATCCCCGAGATGGAGGCCATGCGCCGCATCGAGAAGGCGATCCTCAAGGAGTGGATGGAGGCCGACCAGAAGGGCGAGCGCTACTTCCCCCATGAGTTCTTCTACCGGCTCCTGCGCTCGGGCGTCCTGGAGGAGCACTTCCAGATCGACGTGAAGAACAGCTGGATGATCGCCGCCTGCGAGAAGAACCTGCCCATCGTCGTCCCCGGCTGGGAGGACAGCACCCTGGGCAACATGTTCGCCGCCGCCGTCATCCGCGGGGACGTGAAGAACGTCCACACCGTGCGCACGGGCATCGAGTACATGACCTGGCTGGCGAAGTTCTACCAGGAGATCACCCACGACGCGAGCCTGGGCATGTTCCAGATCGGCGGCGGCATCGCCGGCGACTTCCCCATCTGCGTGGTGCCCATGCTGCACCAGGACCTGGAGCTGGAGGCCCCCCTCTGGGGCTACTTCTGCCAGATCAGCGATTCGACGACGAGCTATGGGTCCTACTCCGGCGCCGTTCCCAACGAGAAGATCACCTGGGGCAAGCTCGGCGAGAAGACGCCCAAGTTCATCGTGGAAAGCGACGCCACCATCGTGGCGCCCCTCATGTTCGCGTATCTGCTGGGCTGGTAG
- a CDS encoding dihydrolipoamide acetyltransferase family protein: MAFDVVMPQMGESIAEATILKWHRKVGETIGKDETLYEISTDKVDAEIPAPIAGTVLEILVDVNATVPVGTIVARLGAAGEKPAPAPARAEITPAPAPEAPVAPPPPVAEEDSLEGRLRTKSSPLVRRMAADNGVDLTQVKGSGMMGRVTKQDMEAHLAARGAAPAAAPAPAQPAPAQPAPAAAPKAPALAIPAFAPGERVRVEPMSRMRKIISDNMVFSKHTSAHVYTVFEMDMSHVSRLRAKHRKAFEEAYGTKLSFMPFVMAAAVKALQAFPIVNASVDGDTIVYKQDVNLGIAVSLDWGLIVPVVRNADQLNLGGLARAMNDLAGRARSRQLKPEEIQGGTFTITNPGGFGETFGLPIINQPQVAIMGMGAVKKRAVVVTDADGQDAIAIRETMFSGLTFDHRIIDGATADLFMSAVKKELETSDFGLS; this comes from the coding sequence ATGGCCTTTGATGTCGTCATGCCCCAGATGGGTGAATCCATCGCCGAAGCCACCATCCTGAAGTGGCACCGGAAGGTCGGAGAGACCATCGGCAAGGACGAAACCCTCTACGAGATCTCCACCGACAAGGTGGACGCCGAGATCCCGGCCCCCATCGCCGGCACCGTCCTGGAGATCCTGGTGGACGTCAACGCCACCGTCCCCGTGGGCACCATCGTGGCCCGCCTCGGCGCCGCCGGCGAGAAGCCGGCCCCGGCCCCCGCCCGGGCCGAGATCACCCCCGCCCCCGCGCCGGAGGCCCCCGTCGCCCCACCCCCGCCCGTCGCCGAGGAGGACAGCCTGGAGGGCCGCCTCCGGACCAAGTCGAGCCCCCTCGTCCGCCGCATGGCCGCCGACAACGGCGTCGATCTGACCCAGGTCAAGGGCAGCGGCATGATGGGCCGGGTGACCAAGCAGGACATGGAGGCCCATCTGGCCGCCCGGGGCGCCGCCCCCGCCGCGGCGCCGGCGCCCGCCCAGCCCGCGCCTGCCCAGCCGGCGCCCGCCGCCGCGCCCAAGGCCCCCGCCCTGGCCATCCCCGCCTTCGCCCCCGGCGAGCGGGTCCGCGTCGAGCCCATGAGCCGCATGCGCAAGATCATCAGCGACAACATGGTCTTCTCCAAGCACACGAGCGCCCACGTCTACACCGTCTTCGAAATGGACATGTCCCACGTGTCCCGCCTGCGCGCCAAGCACCGGAAGGCCTTCGAGGAGGCCTACGGCACCAAGCTGAGCTTCATGCCCTTCGTCATGGCCGCCGCCGTCAAGGCCCTCCAGGCCTTCCCCATCGTCAACGCCTCCGTGGACGGGGACACCATCGTCTACAAGCAGGACGTGAACCTGGGCATCGCGGTTTCCCTGGACTGGGGCCTCATCGTCCCCGTGGTCCGCAACGCCGACCAGCTGAACCTGGGCGGCCTCGCCCGCGCCATGAACGACCTCGCCGGACGCGCCCGGAGCCGCCAGCTCAAGCCCGAGGAGATCCAGGGCGGCACCTTCACCATCACCAACCCCGGCGGCTTCGGCGAGACCTTCGGCCTGCCCATCATCAACCAGCCGCAGGTGGCCATCATGGGCATGGGCGCCGTGAAGAAGCGGGCCGTGGTCGTGACCGACGCGGACGGACAGGACGCCATCGCCATCCGGGAGACCATGTTCAGCGGCCTCACCTTCGATCACCGCATCATCGACGGCGCCACCGCCGACCTCTTCATGTCCGCCGTGAAGAAGGAGCTGGAGACCTCGGACTTCGGCCTCTCCTGA
- a CDS encoding amino acid permease, whose protein sequence is MDGGPKAGGARSQFFTRKPLDRLLAEVEGDQRLLRALGPVQLTALGVGAAIGAGIFVATGAAAREVAGPALMLSYLVAAITCVFAALCYAEFAAMVPVAGSAYTYAYATLGELFAWIIGWDLILEYGVSSAAVATGWSAYAQGLLAKAGLAVPAALAESPWRYDTATGGLAPTGSLCNLPAVLVVLAVTAVLVRGIRHSSRFNTVMVAVKVAAVLFVILAGLAYVRAANWHPFAPFGWTGLSFFGHTVAGQVDPGGKPVGMLAGAAIIFFAYIGFDSISTHTEEAKNPQRDVPIGIIASLLVCSVLYIALVAVLTGMVPFDQLDIHAPVSLAFKAQGMGWAESLVGAAGVAGITSVLLVMMLSGPRVFLAMARDGLLPRDVFGTVHPRWRTPWRSTLLVGACVAVMAGLLPVDVLLHLTNIGTLLAFVIVCAAVLIMRRTHPGAHRPFRCPWVPLVPLLGMGSCLLLMFSLPAANWWRLLGWLALGFVVYLAYGRHHSTLRAS, encoded by the coding sequence ATGGACGGCGGTCCGAAGGCGGGTGGCGCCCGCTCCCAGTTCTTCACCCGGAAACCCCTGGATCGGCTCCTGGCCGAAGTGGAGGGTGACCAGCGGCTCCTGCGGGCGCTCGGGCCCGTCCAGCTCACGGCCCTCGGCGTGGGCGCGGCCATCGGAGCCGGCATCTTCGTCGCCACGGGGGCCGCGGCCCGGGAGGTGGCCGGGCCCGCCCTGATGCTCAGCTACCTGGTGGCGGCCATCACCTGCGTCTTCGCGGCCCTCTGCTACGCGGAGTTCGCCGCCATGGTGCCGGTGGCGGGCTCGGCCTACACCTACGCCTACGCGACGCTGGGGGAGCTCTTCGCCTGGATCATCGGCTGGGACCTGATCCTGGAATACGGGGTCTCCAGCGCGGCGGTGGCCACGGGCTGGTCGGCCTACGCCCAGGGGCTCCTGGCCAAGGCGGGCCTGGCCGTGCCCGCGGCCCTGGCCGAGTCCCCCTGGCGCTACGACACGGCCACGGGCGGCCTCGCGCCCACGGGCTCCCTGTGCAACCTGCCGGCGGTGCTCGTCGTCCTGGCGGTGACGGCCGTGCTCGTGCGGGGCATCCGCCACAGCAGCCGGTTCAACACGGTGATGGTGGCCGTGAAGGTGGCGGCCGTGCTCTTCGTCATCCTGGCGGGGCTGGCCTACGTGCGGGCCGCCAACTGGCATCCCTTCGCGCCCTTCGGTTGGACGGGCCTCTCCTTCTTCGGCCATACGGTGGCGGGCCAGGTGGACCCGGGCGGCAAGCCCGTGGGCATGCTGGCGGGCGCGGCCATCATCTTCTTCGCCTACATCGGGTTCGATTCCATCTCCACCCACACGGAAGAGGCCAAGAACCCCCAGCGGGACGTGCCCATCGGGATCATCGCGTCCCTGCTGGTGTGCTCCGTCCTCTACATCGCCCTGGTGGCGGTCCTGACGGGCATGGTCCCCTTCGACCAGCTGGACATCCACGCCCCGGTGTCCCTGGCCTTCAAGGCCCAGGGCATGGGCTGGGCCGAGAGCCTGGTGGGGGCCGCCGGCGTGGCGGGCATCACCTCCGTCCTCCTGGTGATGATGCTGAGCGGCCCCCGGGTGTTCCTGGCCATGGCCCGGGACGGCCTGCTGCCCCGGGACGTGTTCGGCACCGTGCACCCCCGGTGGCGCACGCCCTGGCGGTCCACCCTCCTGGTGGGCGCCTGCGTGGCCGTGATGGCGGGCCTCCTGCCCGTGGACGTGCTGCTCCACCTGACCAACATCGGCACCCTCCTGGCCTTCGTCATCGTGTGCGCCGCCGTGCTCATCATGCGCCGCACCCATCCCGGGGCGCACCGGCCCTTCCGCTGCCCCTGGGTGCCCCTGGTGCCCCTCCTGGGCATGGGCTCCTGCCTCCTCCTCATGTTCAGCCTGCCCGCCGCCAACTGGTGGCGCCTCCTGGGGTGGCTGGCCTTGGGCTTCGTCGTCTACCTGGCCTATGGGCGACACCACAGCACCCTCCGTGCCAGCTGA
- the gatA gene encoding Asp-tRNA(Asn)/Glu-tRNA(Gln) amidotransferase subunit GatA, producing the protein MDPYSLMDWREGLDAGDLSAVFLAHRCLDRMNVLDPDLNAVAHVDPDLTLAAARAADARLARGERTPLLGIPVVLKDNLAWAGTPTGNGSRITRGYTAPHDATVVARLLQAGAVPVAKAAMDEFAMGSSGETAAQGPARNPWDRTRVPGGSSSGSAVAVAAGYAPFALGSDTGGSVRLPASFCNLTALRPTYGVLSRYGVTAMASSLDQVGPLAASARDLAAGLAVMAGVDPADATSRDLPGTGRLADLQPADLRGLRIGLPAECFGEGLEAGVREAVEGALAVLRDLGARLVPVSLPHTPWAIDTYVLLNTAEVSSNLARFDGVRYGARVEAGGLDETLAATREAGFGTEAKRRILLGAFCLSRGYVEAFYVRAQKARTLIAGDFEAAFREVDLLAAPVCPTPAFPLGDRTSDPLAMYLTDVFTVTPALAGLPALALPAGFSGGLPVGLQLIGPALSDVNLLEAAHAFQLSTGHHRQAPPLPC; encoded by the coding sequence ATGGACCCATATTCCTTGATGGATTGGCGGGAGGGATTGGACGCGGGCGACCTGTCGGCGGTCTTCCTCGCCCACCGCTGCCTCGACCGCATGAATGTTTTGGATCCGGACCTCAACGCCGTCGCCCATGTGGATCCCGACCTGACCCTCGCCGCCGCGCGCGCGGCCGATGCGCGCCTCGCCCGGGGCGAACGCACCCCCCTCCTGGGGATTCCCGTCGTCCTGAAGGACAACCTGGCCTGGGCGGGCACGCCCACCGGCAACGGCTCCCGCATCACCCGCGGCTACACCGCGCCCCATGACGCCACGGTCGTCGCCCGCCTCCTCCAGGCCGGGGCGGTCCCCGTCGCCAAGGCCGCGATGGATGAATTTGCCATGGGAAGCAGCGGGGAGACCGCGGCCCAGGGCCCCGCCCGCAACCCCTGGGACCGCACCCGGGTCCCCGGCGGCAGCAGCTCCGGGTCCGCCGTGGCCGTGGCCGCCGGCTACGCCCCCTTCGCCCTGGGCTCCGACACGGGGGGTTCCGTGCGGCTCCCGGCCAGTTTCTGCAACCTCACCGCCCTCCGGCCCACGTACGGGGTCCTCAGCCGCTACGGCGTCACCGCCATGGCCTCCTCCCTGGACCAGGTCGGCCCCCTCGCCGCCTCCGCCCGGGACCTGGCCGCGGGCCTGGCCGTCATGGCCGGCGTGGATCCGGCGGACGCCACGAGCCGGGACCTCCCGGGGACCGGGCGACTCGCGGATCTCCAGCCCGCCGATCTGCGGGGCCTCCGCATCGGCCTCCCCGCCGAATGCTTCGGGGAGGGCCTCGAAGCCGGCGTCCGGGAGGCCGTCGAAGGGGCCCTGGCCGTCCTCCGGGACCTGGGCGCCCGCCTCGTGCCGGTGTCCCTCCCCCACACGCCCTGGGCCATCGACACCTACGTCCTCCTGAACACGGCCGAGGTCTCCAGCAACCTCGCCCGCTTCGACGGCGTGCGCTACGGGGCCCGGGTCGAGGCCGGCGGGCTGGACGAGACCCTCGCCGCCACCCGGGAGGCCGGGTTCGGCACGGAGGCCAAGCGGCGCATCCTCCTGGGGGCCTTCTGCCTCTCCCGCGGCTACGTGGAGGCCTTCTACGTCCGGGCCCAGAAGGCGCGGACCCTCATCGCCGGCGACTTCGAGGCGGCCTTCCGGGAGGTGGACCTGCTGGCGGCCCCCGTGTGCCCGACGCCGGCCTTCCCCCTGGGGGACCGCACCAGCGATCCCCTGGCGATGTACCTCACGGACGTCTTCACCGTCACGCCCGCCCTGGCGGGCCTTCCGGCCCTCGCCCTCCCCGCGGGCTTCTCCGGAGGCCTCCCGGTGGGCCTCCAGCTCATCGGTCCCGCACTCTCCGACGTGAACCTGCTGGAGGCGGCCCATGCCTTCCAGCTTTCCACGGGGCACCACCGTCAGGCGCCCCCCCTCCCCTGTTAG